The Streptomyces sp. 135 sequence CGGCTGGAGGTCGCCGATGACCACACCGCGTTCGTGGATCCGTGTGACGGCCCGCTCCACGCGGTCGTACACGTCGATGGCCCAGGAGGTGTAGTCGGCTGTCACCGTCTCGTCGGTCCGCAGCCGGGTCAGGGGGTAGCGCTCCACGAAGAGATGGTTGAGTTCCTTGCCCTCGACGAACTCCTCGGCCAGGAAGTGGTGCTCCCCCATCACGAAGTGATCGCGCAGCGCCGGTACGCAGTCGAGGCCGCTCAAGCGCTCCAGGGTCTCCCTCTCGCAATGCAGCCTGGCCACCGCGTCCCGGCCGTCTGCGGTCAGGCCCGCGTGCGGCCGCGCCTCCTTGAGCACCACGCGCTCCCCGGTGCGCAGGTCCTCACCGGCGTACAGGCCGCCGCTGTTGGAGAAGTGCAGGGCGCTCTCCAGCCGGTACGGCAGGTCGGCGACCCGCGCGCCGCCCCGCGCCGCCAGGTGGGGGGCGAGGAAGCCCGGCAGCTCGACCCAGTCGGGCACCTGGAACGTCGGCCCCCGGACATCGGGCACCAGCTGTCCGCCGCCGTCCTCGATCGCCGGCTCGACCTCTCCCGCCGGTGAGACGCAGAAGCGCTCGGCGAAGGCCCCGTACCGTACGTACAGCGGTCCTTCGCCCCAGCGCAGGTCGCTCAGGACGTACGGTCCCGGCCGCCCCCCGAGGACCGTGTCGAGCTCGGTGAGGACGCGCTCCAGCTGCTCCTCGTCGGCGGGGTAGATCGTCACGAACTTGCCCGCCGATCCGCGGTGCGCGTACTTGGCGTTGGCGAGCAGCAGCTCGTCCTTGCCGGGAAGGAACTTGAAAGGGATACGTCGTGGGACGCAGTAGTCCCAGACGTCGGTGAGGATCCGCGCCGCGTTGTCGAGACACGCCGAGACGTGGATCTTCCAGCCCTGGAGCGGAAGCCGGGCGCCGTCGGGGCGGAGCACGATCCAGTCGTCGAGTTCGGAGCGCTGCCACGTGTGCGGAGCCGGACGCCGGGCCTGCGCGAAGGCGGTGTCGTCGCCACGGGCGCGGGCCGGGGTGTCGTAGAAGCGCGCGTCCATGAGGCAGTAGACCTCGTAGCGCTTGTCCACTTGGGGCCATCCCCTTCCGGGGCGGGTCAGCCCCTGAAGCGGTTGTTTCGCGCAGCGGCGCCGGGGCGGGGGAATGTCGCTTCCCGGCCGCCGGAGCACCGCTTATCTGCGACTCTCCCAGACTTCCGCGGTGGGGAACACCACTGACTGTCACGCGCTACTCGTGAAAATCACACGTACGGACCGTGACGCGTGGGGGGGGGTGACGACAGGCCTGTACCGTCCGCCCGCGCTGTGCCACCGGCTGGGCTGTGTGGCCTGCGCCGCAGCATGTTTATGATGGTCATCGTCAGCACTGTCTCGCCGTGCTGGTTGAGCACTTCCACGTCGGTGTGCACGAGGCCCCGGTCGGGCTTGGAGCGGGAGACGCGGGCCCCGGCGACCGTGGCCCGGACCGACAGGGTGTCGCCCGGCCGCGCCGGCCGCTGCCAGCGCACTTCGTCGACGCCGGGGGACGCGAGCGAGGCGACCTTGCTGAGGTAGTGGTCCGCGTACAGGCGCATCATCACGGCCGTGGTGTGCCAGCCGCTCGCGATCAGTCCCTGGAACGGTCCGTGCTGCGCCGCCACGGGGTCCGTGTGGAAGCTCTGGGTGTCGAAGCGCCGGGCGAACTCGAGGATGTCCTGCTCAGTGAGGGGCTGCTGCCGAAGACGTGCACCGTGCCGGGGACGTAGTCATCGAAGTACCGGTCTTCGATGGGGGTGGCGAAGTCGTCGGCGGTGGCCGGGGTGGTCGTCGTCATGGGGCCCTCTCACTCGGTTCCACGGCTGGGTTCGGCGAGGCTCTGTGGACGATGACGGGTACGGTAGCGGACCGCCATGCCCTCGAAGGCGCGGAGCGATCCAGGGTCGGCCAAGTCGCCCCGGGCGACCATGCGTTCGGTCCCGGCGCCGGCCAGGATGCGCTTGAGAGCATCAGCTGGTGTGTGGTGGCCGGGTTGTTGGTTAGGGTGCCAAGCAGCGGGCCGGTCACGGTCGCTGGAGGGTGGGTCGGAGACGACGGGGGGCTCGCGTTGGATCGCCTCGTCGGAGCGGGCTGCCGCAAGTCGGCCGGACACGGCGGGCGTGTGAGTCGCCGGTCGGCGCCCGCGGTGCTGCCTCCCTCGCTGCGCGCGTGGCTCGCGTTGACCGGGGGCCTCGCCGCGCCGGCGGTCCTCGTGCTCGGGGTCCTGTACGCCGGCGACAGCGAGCCCGGCCCGGTGGACGCGTGGATCTGGGCGGCGGTGCACGGTGTGCGGCCGCCGTGGCGGAACGTCGCTCTGGCCACGGACTTCCTGGGGGAACCCGCGGGCGCGGCGGTGCTCGTCGTGGTCGCCGTGGTGGGCTGCCTGCTGCTTCGGCGGCCTCGCGCGGCGGTGCTCGTCGTTGTCGGCCCCGGCACGGCCGTGGTGACGACGACGCTGCTCAAGTCCCTGGTGGGACGCACCATCCACGGCGGGAACCTGTCCTACCCGAGCGGGCACACCGCCTTCGTCACCGCGCTCGCCCTCGCGGTGGCGCTGCTCGCGGCCGGCCGGCTCGGCCTCGGCAGGACGGCCGGCACGTCGCTCGTGTTCGCCTCGGCGCTGGTCCCCGGGGCCGCGATGGGCTGGGCACAGGTCGCCCTGGGCGCGCACTACCCGACCGACGCCCTCGGGGGCTGGTGCACCGCGCTTGCGGTGGTCCCGGCTACCGCGTGGCTGGTCGACGGGGTGGCCGACCGGTTGGCCGACCGGACAGACGACCGGACGGACAACGTCGGGCAGAACACGCGCCGCTGACGTCGCGTCACCTCACACCAAGCGGCGGAATACCGGCTTCACCGGCCGCCCGGCCAGCCACGGCGTGGGGTCGCCGACGTCCAGCGCCTTCCGGTACACCGCGCACACCTGGGCCACCACCTCGACCGTGCGGTCGACGTCGGCGTCGTCGAGCGCGCTGCTCACCACGAACGACGGGGCCAGCACCCCGCCCGCGAGCAGCCCCCGCAGGAACAGGGTGCGGTACCGCTGCGACGGCTGCCGGTTCTCGTCGAGGGTGGCGAAGACCAGGTTGCTGGCCCGGCCCCGGACGACGATGTGGTCGCCGACGCCCATGCCGGCCGCGGCGTCGCGGACACCGGCGGCCAGCCGCTCACCGATGGCGTGCAGCCGCGCGGTGACGCCCTCCTCCACGTAGGTGGTCTGCACGGCCATCGCGGCGGCCAGGGAGTGTGTCTCCGCGCCGTGCGTGGTGGACAGCAGGAACACCCGGTCGCCGGAGTGACGCAGCCCGCCCCGCTCCATCAGCTCGCGGCGCCCGGCCAGCGCCGAGACGGCGAAGCCGTTGCCCAGCGCCTTGCCGAACGTGGAGAGGTCGGGGACGACGCCGTACAGGCCCTGGGCGCCCGCCTCGGACCAGCGGAAGCCGGTGATCATCTCATCGAAGATCAGTACGCAGCCGTGCCGGTCGGCCAGCTCGCGCAGGCCCTGGAGGTATCCGGGCGGGGGTTCGGTGTGCCCGGCGGGTTCCAGGATCAGGCAGGCGACCTCGTCCCGGTACCGAGTGAGCAGTTCCTCAGTGGCTGCCAGGTCCCCGTACGGGAAGGCCACGGTCAGCTCGGTGGTCGCCGCCGGAATACCGGCGGACATCGGCGTGGTGCCGATGAACCAGTCGTCCACGGAGAAGAAGGGGTGGTCGGCGCAGATGGCCACCCGGGGGCGCCCGGTGACGGCGCGGGCGAGGCGTACCGCCGCGGTGGTGGCGTCGGAGCCGTTCTTCGCGAACTTCACCATGTCGGCGGTGGGCACGGTGGCCAGGAAGCGTTCCGCGGCCTCGGCCTCGACGATGGACGGCCGGACGAAGTTGCTGCCGCGGTCGAGCTCCCGCCGCACCGCCTCCAGGACGCGCGGGTGGGCGTGGCCGAGGCTGACGGACCGCAGGCCGGAGCCGTACTCGATGTAGCGGTTGCCGTCGAGGTCCCACACGTGGGCACCGTGGCCGTGGCTGATGACCGGGGCCAGGTTCTCGGGGTACTGGTCGTCGCCCTTGGCGTAGGTGTGCGCGCCCCCGGGGATCACGGCGTGCAGCCGCTCGTTCGCCCGTCGGGACCGGGGCAGGCGGAACTCTTCGGTGTCCACGCTGACTTCAGCTCTCCTTCTGCTGCTGCGACTGCTTCAGAACCTCGGCGAGGCTCGGTGCCTCGCGGTCCCGCCGGGACATCAGTGCGGGCGGCAAGGGCCACGGAATGGCCAGTTCCGGGTCGTCGAAGGCGATCGTCACGTCTTCGGCCGGATCGTGCTCGCGGTCGATCCGGTACGAGGTGTCGGCGGTCTCGCTCAGCGCCTGGAAGCCGTGCGCGCACCCCGCCGGGACGTACAGGGTCGTCTGCGTCTCGCCGGACAGCTCGAAGAAGGCCCGGTCGCGGTACGTCGGCGAGTCCGGCCGCAGGTCCACGACGACGTCGAAGATCCTGCCGTACGAGCACCGCACCAGCTTGGCCTCACCGGCGCCGGAGCGCAGGTGCAGGCCGCGCAGCACGCCCCGGACCGAGCGGGACACGCTGTCCTGGACGAAGGCGGCCGGGTCAAGGCCCACCGAGCGGACGACGTCGGCGTCGAAGGTGCGGCAGAAGAAGCCGCGTTCGTCGGCGTACGGGGTCGGTTCGAAGAGGAACGCGCCCGCGATCTGCGGGACTTCGGTCGCTTTCATGGAGCCTCCTGCCGGGTGGTGCCCTTGAACAGCGTCCTGGTCAAGGCGGTGAACTGGTGGTCCAATTGCCGCGCGGCGCGCTTGTTCCGCTCGGCGAGGGTCCGCCGCAGCTCCGCCGATCGCTTCTCCAGCTCCCGGAACTGTTCGAGGAGCCGGTCGGCGTCGATCTCACGGGCCGGGTGGCAGTGCGCGTCGAGACCCATCCCGGCCATGAGCGCGTCGCTCTTCGCCGCGTAACTCAGGGCGAGCGTCGGTGTGCCGACCTTCAGCGCGCAGACCAGGTTGTGGTACCGGGTGGCCACCACGGAGTCGGCCGCCGCCATCTCCTTCATCAGGTCGGCGAGCGAGGCCGCCTCCGCGGCGGTGACGAGCGGCGAGTCCACCGCGTCGAGGATCGTGGCGACCACCGGCGCGTCGCACGCGTCGCCGGTGACCAGCCGGACCGGCCTGCCGTCCTCGACCAGCGCGCGGACGAACGCGGTCGTCCCTTCGAGATAGCGCCGGTGGATCTCCTCCGCCCTGGCCCGGTCGTCGTCGCCTCCGTGGAAGTCCATGACACCGACGCAGACCGTGCCCGAGGGGGTGCCCGTGGGCGGTGTCGGCAGGGCGAAGGCGAGGTCCGGGTAGACCGCGTCGCGCGCGGTGTCCACGCCCATGGCCCGCAGCGCGTCGCGGGACAGGGTGTCCCGGTAGGACCGGTACGCGGCGAGGCGTGCCGAT is a genomic window containing:
- a CDS encoding MaoC family dehydratase, with the protein product MLEFARRFDTQSFHTDPVAAQHGPFQGLIASGWHTTAVMMRLYADHYLSKVASLASPGVDEVRWQRPARPGDTLSVRATVAGARVSRSKPDRGLVHTDVEVLNQHGETVLTMTIINMLRRRPHSPAGGTARADGTGLSSPPPTRHGPYV
- a CDS encoding polysaccharide pyruvyl transferase family protein, which produces MTAARVGVFGLLGSGNLGNDGSLEAVLRYLRAEHPEAVVDALCGGPEVVAARYAIPATRLHWYRGEYRTASRARAIAGKGLGKLVDAFRTAAWVRGHDVVIVPGMGVLEATLPLRPWGFPYSLFLLCASGRLFGTRVALVGVGADAIGNRLIRALVRRSARLAAYRSYRDTLSRDALRAMGVDTARDAVYPDLAFALPTPPTGTPSGTVCVGVMDFHGGDDDRARAEEIHRRYLEGTTAFVRALVEDGRPVRLVTGDACDAPVVATILDAVDSPLVTAAEAASLADLMKEMAAADSVVATRYHNLVCALKVGTPTLALSYAAKSDALMAGMGLDAHCHPAREIDADRLLEQFRELEKRSAELRRTLAERNKRAARQLDHQFTALTRTLFKGTTRQEAP
- a CDS encoding glutamate-1-semialdehyde 2,1-aminomutase, producing MDTEEFRLPRSRRANERLHAVIPGGAHTYAKGDDQYPENLAPVISHGHGAHVWDLDGNRYIEYGSGLRSVSLGHAHPRVLEAVRRELDRGSNFVRPSIVEAEAAERFLATVPTADMVKFAKNGSDATTAAVRLARAVTGRPRVAICADHPFFSVDDWFIGTTPMSAGIPAATTELTVAFPYGDLAATEELLTRYRDEVACLILEPAGHTEPPPGYLQGLRELADRHGCVLIFDEMITGFRWSEAGAQGLYGVVPDLSTFGKALGNGFAVSALAGRRELMERGGLRHSGDRVFLLSTTHGAETHSLAAAMAVQTTYVEEGVTARLHAIGERLAAGVRDAAAGMGVGDHIVVRGRASNLVFATLDENRQPSQRYRTLFLRGLLAGGVLAPSFVVSSALDDADVDRTVEVVAQVCAVYRKALDVGDPTPWLAGRPVKPVFRRLV
- the rfbC gene encoding dTDP-4-dehydrorhamnose 3,5-epimerase, coding for MKATEVPQIAGAFLFEPTPYADERGFFCRTFDADVVRSVGLDPAAFVQDSVSRSVRGVLRGLHLRSGAGEAKLVRCSYGRIFDVVVDLRPDSPTYRDRAFFELSGETQTTLYVPAGCAHGFQALSETADTSYRIDREHDPAEDVTIAFDDPELAIPWPLPPALMSRRDREAPSLAEVLKQSQQQKES
- a CDS encoding phosphatase PAP2 family protein; its protein translation is MSRRSAPAVLPPSLRAWLALTGGLAAPAVLVLGVLYAGDSEPGPVDAWIWAAVHGVRPPWRNVALATDFLGEPAGAAVLVVVAVVGCLLLRRPRAAVLVVVGPGTAVVTTTLLKSLVGRTIHGGNLSYPSGHTAFVTALALAVALLAAGRLGLGRTAGTSLVFASALVPGAAMGWAQVALGAHYPTDALGGWCTALAVVPATAWLVDGVADRLADRTDDRTDNVGQNTRR